CACTTACCGAGGTATTTAAAGAGATCAGAAAACAAAGCGGATACGATTTTATCTATGCCACACCACAAATTAAACTGGCCAGAAAAGTAGATGTTTTTGCCCGCAATGCCTCTTTAACCGAAGTACTGGAAAAATGCTTTGCCAACCAGCCATTTACCTACGAGATCCAGAACAAAACCATCGTTATCCGCGAACAGAATGATTTTACAAAAGTAAAGATCATCAGGGGGAAGGTGGTTGACAATGCTGATGGCAAGCCGCTGCCAGGGGTAACCGTACTCATAAAAGGTACAAAAAGCGTAGCCCAAACTGATGAAAAGGGAAATTTTTCCCTCAATGTTCCCGATGGGGCACAAACGCTTGTGGTGCGGTTCATTGGCTATAAAACACAGGAAATAGCACTCTCTAACTTCATGATGTTCAACATCAAAATGGTAGAAGATCAGCAATCGCTGAGCGATGTAGTGGTAACAGGTGTATTTGAACGTCCGGTAGAGAATTTTACCGGTGCGGCCAGGACCATCGATGGGCAGGAGTTGAAAAAGGTAAACTCCAACAGTATTTTCGCTGCCATAGCAGCGATTGATCCTGCACTGCGACTGGTACCCAACAATGTCATGGGCGGAAACATCAATACTTTGCCTGAAATACAACTCAGAGGGGCCAATTCCCTGCCTAACCTGACGGGCGAGTTTGCCGACAATCCCAACGCACCGCTGTTCATCCTGGATGGTTTCCAGGTAGGGGCACAGCGGATTTTTGACCTTGACATGAACATGATCAAATCCATTACCATCTTAAAAGATGCCTCCGCTACTTCCATTTATGGTTCAAGAGGGGCTAACGGCGTACTGGTCATTACCACAATCACGCCAAAGGCAGGAAAGATCCAGGTAACAGTAAACAATGACTTCAGGTTAACCACCCCCGACCTTTCGGTATACCATCTGCTCAATGCCGCAGAAAAGCTGGATTTTGAAAAACGGGTGGGCTTTTATTCCGCTGCTCAATCCAACCAGCAATATATGCTGGACGAAATTTACAACAGCAGGGCCAGGGCAGTGGCCAGCGGGGTAAATACCGATTGGCTATCCTTCCCGGTACAAACAGGTACCAGCAACAGAACTTCGGTATATGTTGAAGGTGGCGATGAATTTATCCGCTATGGGCTCCAGATGACCGGCGATTTCCAGAAAGGAGTAATGAAAGGTCAGAACCGGAACAACTATTCGGGGCAGTTCGACCTGAGCTATAACGTGAAAAAGCTGCGTTTCAGAAACTCTATCAGGCTTTTTCAAAATATGTCCAATGAATCACCTTACGGTGCGTTTTCCCAATATGCCCTCATGAACCCATACTGGAAACCCTTTGATGAAAATGGCAACCCCTTAAAGGTCATGGAAAGCAATCTCATAGGTACCTTCAGCAATCCTTTATATGATGCCCAGCTGAACACCATCAACAAATCGCAATACTTTGGCGTGTCCAATAACCTGCAGGTCCGTTGGAACATCATGCCTTCTCTGTATTTAGAAACCGCATTTAGCCTGAACAAACAAACAGGTTCTTCCGACAAGTTTTACCCGGCCCAGCATTCGCTGTTCAACAACGAAAAAGACCTGAAACGAAAGGGCTCTTATGATGTAAGCAATAACAATTCCCTGGGTTTTGAAAGTTTAACCACGGCCAACTACAACAAAAGTTTTGGAAAACACCTGATTTATTCCACGCTGGGGCTCAATATCGCCAGCACCTCCAGTAATTTTTATAATGTGCAAACCGTAGGTTTCCCTTTTGATCAGCTGGATAACCTACTTTTTGCTACGCAATATAAACCAGAGGCGCGCCCAACAGGAGATGAAAGCACAGTTCGGCGCCTGGGCTTATTGCTCAATGGCAATTATGCCTACGACAACCGCTACCTGGCCGATGTTTCGGTGCGAAGGGATGGATCATCCCAGTTTGGGGCCAACAAACGCTACGGGATTTTCTGGTCTGCCGGCCTGGGATGGAACGTACACAATGAAGCTTTCTTTAAAGAAAACCCTAATGTTAACCGCTTAAAACTAAGGGCCAGTTATGGATCTTCCGGCTCACTCAATATCCCGGCATACCGTTCGCAAACCAGGTATACCTTTGGTGTAGAGAATGTTTACGATGGCGATCTTGGTGCGGCCATTATGGGGCTGGGCAATAAAGAACTGGGCTGGCAGGATGTGCGTACGCTAAACCTGGGCCTGGATATGACCTTGTTCAAAGAACGGCTGGATATGCGTTTTGACCATTACAGGAGCATAACGCACAATACCATTACCAGCGTTTCCCTGGCACCATCTAATGGTTTTTCAGATTACTCAGAAAACCTGGGTAAAATCCAGAATACCGGTTATGAGCTCTTTGCCCGTTATAAAATCATCGACAACAAACAAAAAGGACTGCTCTGGTCGGTTAATGCTGCCGCGGTAACCAACAAAAACATCCTTAAAGAGCTTTCCAATAAACTTAAGGCCAGCAATACAAAGGCAAATGCCAGCAGTAACCAGAAAGCCCCAAATATTATGCTGGAAGAGGGGCAGGCCATCAATACACTTTTTGTAGTGCGCTCGCTCGGGGTAGACCCCATAACCGGGGCCGAAGTGCTGGTTAAAAAAGATGGTAGCACTACTTTTACCTGGAGCGCGGCCGATAAAGTTGCCCTTGGTGTAACTGATCCTAAATGGAACGGGACCTTTGGTTCTAACCTGAACTATAAAGGTTTTGAGTTGGGCCTCATCTTTAGCTACCGTTTTGGCGGACAGATTTACAACCAGACCCTGGTTGACAAGGTGCAGGGTGCCGATACGAAATACAATGTAGACAGGAGGGCATACGACCTGGGCTGGACTAAACCGGGTGATGAATCCATGTTCACAAAATTTGGGACCAACCCGGTGCTCACCAGGTTAAGCTCAAGGTTTGTACAGGACGAAAACACGATGAGCCTCAACTCGGCTTCTGTAGGTTATAACTTTTACAAACATGCTTTTGTAAAACAATTGGGATTGAATAGCTTATCGCTTACTGCAAGCACCAATGATCTCTTTACAGTCAGTTCTGTTCAGTTGGAACGCGGTACAAATAATCCATTTTCACGGACCTATTCCTTATCCATACGGGCGGGTTTTTAACATGAATTGTATTGATATGAAAACAAAAACAAAAATATTTGCCCTGCTTACCATTTGTCTAGTGGTTGGGGGCACAGGATGTAAAAAATTTCTGGAAGTTGATCCTAAATCAACCGTGGGGGAGGATCAGCTTTTTAGCTCAGAAATTGGCTTTCAGCAGGCACTCACAGGGCTATACTCGCAAATGGCCAGCCGTGATTTGTATGGCAATAACCTCACTATGGGGTTCAGCAGCCTGATTGCGCAGAATTACAGCACAACCTTAAGCGGCGTTTTTTCCTTTCCAACAACCGTTGCGCTCAATTTTAAAGGTGCCGATGCGGTGCCGCTGGTATCCGGAATCTGGACAAAAGGCTACAATACCATTGCCGCGGCCAATAATATCCTCGAGAAGATTGATGGCAGGCAAAACCTGTTCACAGGAAACCACTATGCGCTTGTAAAAGGTGAAACCCTGGGGCTGCGCGCTTATCTGCATTTCGACCTACTGCGCTTGTATGGTGCTAATTTTGCCACAAACCCCACAAAAAAGGCCATTCCTTTCCGTACCGAACTGAATGCGCTGTCCAAAGTCCCTTCAACCGTTGATGAAGTGTCTGCCGCTATTCTTGCAGATCTGAAAACGGCCGAGGTACTGATGAAAGATAAAGACCCGATTTCAACAGAAAAAAGCAGACGTTTCCGGATGAATTATTATGCCATAAAGGCGCTGCAAGCTAGGGTATATTTGTTCAGGGGCGATAAAGCAAATGCTGCTGCCGCGGCAACTGAAGTGGTAAATTCCGGTATATTTACCCTTATAGACCCCAAAAGTGTTTCAGCAGCCGCCGCTGGCCGAGACCGCACCTTTTCTACAGAACAGGTATTTGCCATCAGGGTAAAAGATATCCGCATTTGGGTGGAGACGGATAATGCCTACTTTAAATCGGTATCTGATAACAGAAACAATCTTACCCGAACGCTGTCCGATTTTCAAACCTTATACGAAACCAGTACCGGTGGTGGTACGGATATCCGTTTTGCCAACCTGATTGAAGCGGATGGGCTGACCTATTTTTGTACAAAATACTGGCAAACCTGGGTGGGCACGGTTGAAAATGACCGGCTGGACCAGAATGTTTCTTTAATGCGCTTGTCGGAAATGTACTATATCCTCGCCGAAACGGCAGCTACGCCTGATGAAGGGTTGGTGTTCCTCAACAAGGTGCGCGAGAAACGTGTCATTCCTGTCATCAGCCCAGGGCTTACCGCGCAAAAATTAACTGATGAGCTTACCAAAGAATACCAGAAGGATTTTTATGCCGAAGGGCAGCTGTTTTATTATTACAAGCGTAAGCTGTTTAACAGGATGCAGTTTTCGACAAGGAATTTAACCGAAGCCAGCTACATTGTTCCGGTACCCGATAATGAGCTCGAATTCAATCCAAACTATAACTAAAGCAACAGGAAATGAATAAGATATTAACTCTATGCGTGCTGCTGATGGTATTGGCATCATGTAAAAAAGACCCGCAGTCTGTATTTTCCGGAAAAGATGGCATCACTTTTTATTACAAATCTGGCCTGGAGCAGGATAGTGTCAGCTATTCCTTTAAGCTAAACCAGGTGCCCAAGACAAGGGATACCGTGTGGGTCAAAATGCGCCTGGTGGGTAAATTGTCCAAACAGGTAAGGCAAATCAAGATTATTGCCGGCCCGGGTACCACAGCCACAGAAGGAAAGCACTTTATACTGCCCGATTTTTCTCTTCCTGCCGATTCTTTCCAGGTAAAATACCCGCTGGTATTGCTCAGTACATCCGATCTGGACAGTAAAGCAGTAAGACTGGTGATGCAGATCGCCGAAAGTGCGGACCTGATTGTGGGCACAAGAGGGCAGGCCGATGTGTCAACTGCCAATACCGTCCAGTTTAAAGTCAACTTCAGCAACCGGCTGATAAAGCCCGATTACTGGAACTATATCGCTTATTACATAGGCGAATACAGTGCCGTAAGGTATCAGTTTATGATCGACACATTTGGGATGTCCGATTTCAGGCCAGATACCAAAGGCGGGATCATTGGTTATGCCCAATGGGTAAACATCAAAGGAAAGCTGAGAAATGCCCTTGATGCATATGTGAGCAAGAATGGGCCATTGATAGATGAAAACGGGGGAAAAGTAGAGTTTCCATTGTAAAAATGAAAGTTATGCGAATTAAAGAAATCATATCAGGGGCACTAATTGGCTGTACCCTGCTGTTTGCCTGTAAAAAGGACAACAATAAATATACCTACAATGAGGTCAACGAACTGACCATCACCGGGCCCCAGCAGGAAATCCTGGTTGTGCAGCGTGATACCATCCGCATCAATCCTGTCATTGCTGAATCGGTAAGTGGCGGCGGGCCATATACCTATCAATGGGAGGTTTACCGTTCCAAAGACCTGAACAGCTGGGAAATTACCCCTATTAACCCGGCTACCACCTCAACAACCCTCTCTACCGAAAAAAACCTGAAGGTTCCCGCCCTGGTTGCCCCCGGAACTTATATGCTGCAGTATACAGTAACCGATACCAAAACAAACCTGCGTAAGTCGGTCCGGTATCCGTTAACAGTGAATGGCAAATATTATGAGGGCTGGCTGGTAACGGCCGATATAAGTGGTAAAACCATGCTTTCCTTTGTACGGCAGGACGATGTAGTCTTCAACGATGTAATTGGCGCTTCCAATCCTTCGCTGGTCATTGCCGGCAAGCCGCTGGCAGCGTTCTCAGGCATACAGGCCAAACTAGAGGATGTCAACGTGTTTACCGACCAGGGCATGTACCGCTTCAGCGCCAACGATTTTTCTTTCAGCGGTAAGTCGCCAGATCTTTTTGAAACGGCCATCAATCCGGTATCAGGTCCAACGTATGCCGTGAACAGTGTTAATTTCGACCAGTATGTAGTTAGCAATGGCAACGTATATGGTACGCTGGCACCAAACCAGGGCATCGCCAAATATTCGGAGCGCTTTAACGGCCCTGCGGGTTATTCGGTGTTTCCGTATTTTATGAGCGGAACCCAGTATTGGACCCTGTTTTATGATAACAATGGCAAGCGGTTCCTGCACGCTACTTATACCAGCCGCTCGTTCAGCACTTTTCCTGCTGCGGCTGATGCAAGCGCTGTCTTTAACATGAGCAACGTAGGCAAAACATTGGTAGGGGGTGATAAAGGGCCAAATACAGAGTATTACCTGGTGATGAAAGATGCAACCGGTTATTACCTCTGCTCGGTATTGCCCAACAACAAACAGGCGGCGGGGCTGATGGACAAAATGGACAGCGCACCTGAGATTGACAAGGCCTCTATTTTTGCGGCTTCGGAACTGAATAAACAGCTGTATTATGCTGTGGCCAACAAAATTTACCTGTACGATGTGCTGGCCAGAACTGCACGGTTGGTCTATACTTTTCCTGCAAATGTCCAGATCAAAGACCTGAAGATGTTTAAAGGGCTGGGCTGGGGCAAAGCCAATACCGCCTACAATACCCGCCTTGTGGCGGCAACCTATAATGGAACAGAAGGAGCGCTTTACTACCTCGATTTGCTGGCCATAGGTGATGTAGCCAACGGCACCTACAGCAAAAAATTCGGTGGCTTTGGCAATATTGTCCATATCAATTACCGTATCCCTAACCTGTAAACCAATTACAATATGAAAAAAAATATCACAACAGCTTTGGCCATGCTTCCGTTACTGGCCATGGCACAAACCAATACTTATACTTTACAAGGCAAATTTAAATCTGCATCCGTTGCGGGTAAGGTCTATATGCAATATTACAAAGGCGGAATTACCAAAAGAGACAGTGCAACTGTCAGCAAAGGTGCTTTTGAATTAAAAGGGCCTTTAGACGGGCCACAACAGGTATACCTTACTTTCTTCAGCAAAGATGCGCCAGCAGATAAGCGAATGCGAAACCAGGATGCCCGTTCTATGTACCTCGATCGGGGCCTCATCCGTATGGATATTTCCGATTCCATCAAAACTGCCAGCCTTAGCGGGACCATCAATGCCGATCACAAAAAATACGAACAGGTCTTGAAAACAAAAGAAGGACAGGAGGCCCGGCTTACCGCTTTCGTAAAACAAAACCCTGATTCCTATTTCAGTCTGCAGGCACTCCTTAAACTGGCGGGGGCTTATTTTGATGCTGCTAAGGTAGAGCCCTTATTTAAGGGGCTTTCTGCTGGAAATCGCAATTCCAAAGAAGGACAGGCATTTGCAGCTACTATTGCCGCTTCCAAAGCTACTGTTGCAGGCAATATGGCACCTGATTTTACACATAATGACACCAATGGCAAGCCGGTAAAATTGTCTGACTTTAAAGGAAAGTATGTATTGCTCGATTTCTGGGCATCCTGGTGTGGCCCTTGCCGAGCTGAAAACCCTAAAGTATTAAAGGCCTATAATGCCTTTAAAGACAAGAACTTTACCGTTTTGGGGGTATCGGTTGACAGGGCCGAAGACCGTGATAAATGGCTGAAAGCAATCAAAGATGATGGAATGCCATGGACACAGCTCAATGACGCCGATCATACCGATCTCAAGGGGGCGGGTAACCTGTACGCTATTAAAGCCATCCCATCCAATTTTCTGATTGATCCCAGCGGAAAGATCATCGCTAAAAACCTGAGGGGCGATGCCCTGGAAAAGAAACTGGAAGAAATGATAAAGTAAAAACAAAAGAGCCGGCTTGCCGGCTCTTTTGTTACTTTTCAACGATGGTTTTCAATTTATCCAGACCACCCTGTAAATCCTTTCCGATCATCTCTTCCATATTCATACAAAGCAGCATGAGGTTCATTGGCCAGGGCATTTTTCCTGTAAAACCCCATTTAACTTTGGTTTTATCTGCACCAATGGGCTCTGTAGTCATATAGGCATTGTCTTCGGCCTCAAACGGTTCTTTAAAACGCAGCTTCATTTCAATACGCTCGCCGTCGGTAATTTTAGTGATCTCCTGCTCACCCTTACCCGCATTTTTGTTGGTGCTGTCCCAGGCATAAATAAAGCCAACCGTACCATCTGTTCCGGTATAACTCTTTTTCATAGCCGGATCTATATTGTTCCATACACTGTACTGGTCCTGGTTCTTCACAAATTTGATAAAATCAAACACTTCCTGTTTAGGTTTGCTGATGGTGACTTCTCTTTCAACCGCATAATCTTTTTTGGTAAAGAGTGCCACAACCAGGGCCAATACAATGATCCCCAGAATGACAAACAGAATTTTTTTCAAAATTTTCATAATAGTAAGTTTTGGTTACATAAAGATGATTAATTTTTTTCAATTGCCAATAACATTTAGACGGCTCCGAAGCTAGCTGGCAGGGATATTGCCCTGCTTCATGAATGAAAAAGTTATTCCTATTTATGTTTATAAGTGTGTTTGGCCTGCAGTTAAGGGCGCAAGATAACACTATTAGCACCAGACCGGTAGCTGTAAAATTAGATAAAAGCCCCCAGGCGCTGGGAATTGCTCCGCAGGTAAGCGCCAGACTTAAAACCATAACAAATCCGCCCACAAACATAGCGCTGTTTGCTGTAGATAAACGCCAGGAACAGGATAAAGCAAACTCAGATGTGATTATGGTTATTTCTGTTGATCAACAGAGCGGAAAGATTAAAATGTCTTCCATCATGAGGGATGCCTATGTGAATATAGACGGACATGGAATGGATAAAATCAATGCTGCTTATGCCTTCGGCGGACCGCAACTGGCTATAAAAACCATCAATCAGAATTTTGGCCTTGACATTAA
This window of the Pedobacter africanus genome carries:
- a CDS encoding SRPBCC family protein, with the protein product MKILKKILFVILGIIVLALVVALFTKKDYAVEREVTISKPKQEVFDFIKFVKNQDQYSVWNNIDPAMKKSYTGTDGTVGFIYAWDSTNKNAGKGEQEITKITDGERIEMKLRFKEPFEAEDNAYMTTEPIGADKTKVKWGFTGKMPWPMNLMLLCMNMEEMIGKDLQGGLDKLKTIVEK
- a CDS encoding SusC/RagA family TonB-linked outer membrane protein, encoding MKFYALFKRGYFACVAQTILCIMDSVIHLVRNTDQRKLIMRINLTVILLTSCLLQVSASSYAQKINLTKTNISLTEVFKEIRKQSGYDFIYATPQIKLARKVDVFARNASLTEVLEKCFANQPFTYEIQNKTIVIREQNDFTKVKIIRGKVVDNADGKPLPGVTVLIKGTKSVAQTDEKGNFSLNVPDGAQTLVVRFIGYKTQEIALSNFMMFNIKMVEDQQSLSDVVVTGVFERPVENFTGAARTIDGQELKKVNSNSIFAAIAAIDPALRLVPNNVMGGNINTLPEIQLRGANSLPNLTGEFADNPNAPLFILDGFQVGAQRIFDLDMNMIKSITILKDASATSIYGSRGANGVLVITTITPKAGKIQVTVNNDFRLTTPDLSVYHLLNAAEKLDFEKRVGFYSAAQSNQQYMLDEIYNSRARAVASGVNTDWLSFPVQTGTSNRTSVYVEGGDEFIRYGLQMTGDFQKGVMKGQNRNNYSGQFDLSYNVKKLRFRNSIRLFQNMSNESPYGAFSQYALMNPYWKPFDENGNPLKVMESNLIGTFSNPLYDAQLNTINKSQYFGVSNNLQVRWNIMPSLYLETAFSLNKQTGSSDKFYPAQHSLFNNEKDLKRKGSYDVSNNNSLGFESLTTANYNKSFGKHLIYSTLGLNIASTSSNFYNVQTVGFPFDQLDNLLFATQYKPEARPTGDESTVRRLGLLLNGNYAYDNRYLADVSVRRDGSSQFGANKRYGIFWSAGLGWNVHNEAFFKENPNVNRLKLRASYGSSGSLNIPAYRSQTRYTFGVENVYDGDLGAAIMGLGNKELGWQDVRTLNLGLDMTLFKERLDMRFDHYRSITHNTITSVSLAPSNGFSDYSENLGKIQNTGYELFARYKIIDNKQKGLLWSVNAAAVTNKNILKELSNKLKASNTKANASSNQKAPNIMLEEGQAINTLFVVRSLGVDPITGAEVLVKKDGSTTFTWSAADKVALGVTDPKWNGTFGSNLNYKGFELGLIFSYRFGGQIYNQTLVDKVQGADTKYNVDRRAYDLGWTKPGDESMFTKFGTNPVLTRLSSRFVQDENTMSLNSASVGYNFYKHAFVKQLGLNSLSLTASTNDLFTVSSVQLERGTNNPFSRTYSLSIRAGF
- a CDS encoding PKD-like family lipoprotein; this translates as MRIKEIISGALIGCTLLFACKKDNNKYTYNEVNELTITGPQQEILVVQRDTIRINPVIAESVSGGGPYTYQWEVYRSKDLNSWEITPINPATTSTTLSTEKNLKVPALVAPGTYMLQYTVTDTKTNLRKSVRYPLTVNGKYYEGWLVTADISGKTMLSFVRQDDVVFNDVIGASNPSLVIAGKPLAAFSGIQAKLEDVNVFTDQGMYRFSANDFSFSGKSPDLFETAINPVSGPTYAVNSVNFDQYVVSNGNVYGTLAPNQGIAKYSERFNGPAGYSVFPYFMSGTQYWTLFYDNNGKRFLHATYTSRSFSTFPAAADASAVFNMSNVGKTLVGGDKGPNTEYYLVMKDATGYYLCSVLPNNKQAAGLMDKMDSAPEIDKASIFAASELNKQLYYAVANKIYLYDVLARTARLVYTFPANVQIKDLKMFKGLGWGKANTAYNTRLVAATYNGTEGALYYLDLLAIGDVANGTYSKKFGGFGNIVHINYRIPNL
- a CDS encoding DUF4843 domain-containing protein, with the protein product MNKILTLCVLLMVLASCKKDPQSVFSGKDGITFYYKSGLEQDSVSYSFKLNQVPKTRDTVWVKMRLVGKLSKQVRQIKIIAGPGTTATEGKHFILPDFSLPADSFQVKYPLVLLSTSDLDSKAVRLVMQIAESADLIVGTRGQADVSTANTVQFKVNFSNRLIKPDYWNYIAYYIGEYSAVRYQFMIDTFGMSDFRPDTKGGIIGYAQWVNIKGKLRNALDAYVSKNGPLIDENGGKVEFPL
- a CDS encoding RagB/SusD family nutrient uptake outer membrane protein, whose translation is MKTKTKIFALLTICLVVGGTGCKKFLEVDPKSTVGEDQLFSSEIGFQQALTGLYSQMASRDLYGNNLTMGFSSLIAQNYSTTLSGVFSFPTTVALNFKGADAVPLVSGIWTKGYNTIAAANNILEKIDGRQNLFTGNHYALVKGETLGLRAYLHFDLLRLYGANFATNPTKKAIPFRTELNALSKVPSTVDEVSAAILADLKTAEVLMKDKDPISTEKSRRFRMNYYAIKALQARVYLFRGDKANAAAAATEVVNSGIFTLIDPKSVSAAAAGRDRTFSTEQVFAIRVKDIRIWVETDNAYFKSVSDNRNNLTRTLSDFQTLYETSTGGGTDIRFANLIEADGLTYFCTKYWQTWVGTVENDRLDQNVSLMRLSEMYYILAETAATPDEGLVFLNKVREKRVIPVISPGLTAQKLTDELTKEYQKDFYAEGQLFYYYKRKLFNRMQFSTRNLTEASYIVPVPDNELEFNPNYN
- a CDS encoding TlpA disulfide reductase family protein, which produces MKKNITTALAMLPLLAMAQTNTYTLQGKFKSASVAGKVYMQYYKGGITKRDSATVSKGAFELKGPLDGPQQVYLTFFSKDAPADKRMRNQDARSMYLDRGLIRMDISDSIKTASLSGTINADHKKYEQVLKTKEGQEARLTAFVKQNPDSYFSLQALLKLAGAYFDAAKVEPLFKGLSAGNRNSKEGQAFAATIAASKATVAGNMAPDFTHNDTNGKPVKLSDFKGKYVLLDFWASWCGPCRAENPKVLKAYNAFKDKNFTVLGVSVDRAEDRDKWLKAIKDDGMPWTQLNDADHTDLKGAGNLYAIKAIPSNFLIDPSGKIIAKNLRGDALEKKLEEMIK